CATACGGCAACTGGCTAGCGCGCAGCTTGCTCAGATTCTGGTTGTTGACCAGCACATTGCCGCTGGTGGCGCGCTCGATTCCGGAAACCAGCTTCAGCAGCGTGCTTTTGCCTGCGCCGGAGTGACCGGCGAGGAATACCATCTCGCCGCTTTCCACGGTGAAGGACAGGTTGCGCAGCGCCTCGTGTCCGCCGGGGTAGCGCTTGGTGACTTGGTCAAATCGGATCATCGGCAATCATTCCGCACTAAAGGTTGGCCGCAAGTACTGTGACCGCAAGTGGATCAGGCCGCTCAGTCGAACAGCGCGTCGACAAAGTCGCGGGTCGAGAACGGACGCAGGTCGTCGATGCCTTCGCCGACGCCGATGAAGCGCAGCGGCACCGGGTGCTGCTTGGCGATGCCGGCGATGACGCCACCCTTGGCGGTGCCGTCCAGCTTGGTGAGGATCAGGCCGGTGAGACCCAGTGCCTCATCGAAGGCCACCACCTGGTTGATCGCGTTCTGGCCGATATTGGCGTCCAGCACCAGTACCACTTCGTGCGGGGCGTCCGGAATCGCCTTCTGGATCACGCGCTTCACCTTCTTGATTTCTTCCATCAGGTGTAATTGCGTCGGCAGGCGGCCGGCGGTGTCGGCAATGACGATGTCGATGCCGCGGGCCATGGCGGCCTGCATCGCGTCGTAGCAGACGGCGGCAGCGTCGCCACTTTGCTGTGCGATCACGGTGACGTTGTTGCGTTCGCCCCAGGCGATCAGCTGTTCGCGGGCGGCGGCACGGAAGGTGTCACCGGCGGCGAGCAGTACCGACTTGCCCTGGCTCTGGAAATACTTGGCCAGCTTGCCGATCGAGGTAGTCTTGCCGGCACCGTTGACGCCAGCGAGCATGATCACGTAAGGCTTCTTGCCGTGCGTCTGCAGTGGCTGTTCCAGCGGCTGGATCAGCTCGACCAGCGCCTCCTTCAGCGCGCCTTTCAGCTCGCTGGCGTCCTTGAGTCCCTTCAGCGACACCCGCTCGCGCACGTCGCGCAGCAGGTGGCTGGTGGCATCCATGCCCATGTCCGACGTCAGCAGCACCGCTTCCAGCTCTTCGTACAGCTCGTCGTCGATCTTGCCGCCACCGAACAGGCCGGCCAGCTGTTTGCCCAGCTTGTCGCGGGTCTTGGCGAGGCCGGATTTCAGCCGTTCGGTCCAGCTCGGTTTCGCCTGCGTCACGCTGCTGGCCGGAGTAGGGGCCGGCGCCGCGACAACTGACGGTACCGTTTCTGCTGCGGCAGGTACCGGCTCAACGCTTGGGGCGGGAGCGATGACGGTGTCCGCTACGGGCGCAACAGGGGCTGCCGGCGGGGTCGGGGTGGTGTCGGGAACGGGTTTTTTCTTGAAAAAGCTGAACATGCGAAATGGCTGAGTCGAAGTAAGTGATTAGCGCTGGATTGTACCGGCAAAAGCCGGGACGGGGTCAAACCTGAGTATAAAGCGCGACATGGCGTTAACAGATTGATTCACGACAGAAGTTCTGCGGCGGTAAATGGAGTAAAATCTCGCCCTTCTTTCAAGGCAGGGCATGGCATGGCGCAGCAACGCAACAGGGTGCGGATCATTGCCGGCAAATATCGCCGGCGCCTGCTCCCTTTCCCGGATGTTGACGGCTTGCGGCCAACCCCGGACCGGGTGCGGGAAACGGTGTTCAACTGGTTGGCCGACCGCGTCGAAAACGCCGATTGTCTCGATCTGTTCGCCGGTAGCGGGGCGATGGGCTTCGAGGCTGCGTCGCGCGGTGCGCGCAAGGTGGTGCTGGTCGAGAAAAGCCGCACGGCGCTGCAGTGTCTGCGCGACAGCAAGACCTTGCTGGCGGCGACCGAGGTGCAACTGCATTCCGGTGCTGCGGAAGACTACCTGGCGCGCAGCGCGGAGCGCTTCGACCTGATCTTCCTCGACC
This DNA window, taken from Vogesella indigofera, encodes the following:
- the ftsY gene encoding signal recognition particle-docking protein FtsY; amino-acid sequence: MFSFFKKKPVPDTTPTPPAAPVAPVADTVIAPAPSVEPVPAAAETVPSVVAAPAPTPASSVTQAKPSWTERLKSGLAKTRDKLGKQLAGLFGGGKIDDELYEELEAVLLTSDMGMDATSHLLRDVRERVSLKGLKDASELKGALKEALVELIQPLEQPLQTHGKKPYVIMLAGVNGAGKTTSIGKLAKYFQSQGKSVLLAAGDTFRAAAREQLIAWGERNNVTVIAQQSGDAAAVCYDAMQAAMARGIDIVIADTAGRLPTQLHLMEEIKKVKRVIQKAIPDAPHEVVLVLDANIGQNAINQVVAFDEALGLTGLILTKLDGTAKGGVIAGIAKQHPVPLRFIGVGEGIDDLRPFSTRDFVDALFD
- the rsmD gene encoding 16S rRNA (guanine(966)-N(2))-methyltransferase RsmD gives rise to the protein MAQQRNRVRIIAGKYRRRLLPFPDVDGLRPTPDRVRETVFNWLADRVENADCLDLFAGSGAMGFEAASRGARKVVLVEKSRTALQCLRDSKTLLAATEVQLHSGAAEDYLARSAERFDLIFLDPPYALTLLPVLLPKVGRMLKAGGCIYIESDRPEQFAGWRVLKEGKAGAVRFALLVAESSE